In one Takifugu flavidus isolate HTHZ2018 chromosome 9, ASM371156v2, whole genome shotgun sequence genomic region, the following are encoded:
- the gpx3 gene encoding glutathione peroxidase 3, which translates to MRGSYLPLPLALLALLGSCSSLEVPLKQFCDPTTNGTIYDYSAQVLNGPLKVDFSDFRGKFVLFVNVATYUSYTYQYKDLNALQEELRDCGFIILGFPSNQFGKQEPGAPAEILPGLKYVRPGKGFVPNFQLFSKDDVNGENEQGVYTFLKNSCSPVGGDLGDHVGRLFWEPMRISDIKWNFEKFLVGPDGKPIMRWHPSIEVPEVRADIYKHLHENKILD; encoded by the exons ATGCGGGGCTCCTACCTGCCGCTGCCGCTGGCGCTGTTGGCCCTGCTGgggtcctgcagcagcctggaagTTCCGCTCAAGCAG TTCTGTGATCCAACGACCAATGGTACCATTTACGACTACAGTGCCCAGGTTCTAAATGGGCCCCTCAAAGTGGACTTCAGCGATTTCAGAGGAAAGTTCGTCCTCTTTGTCAATGTCGCCACATACTGATCGTACACCTACCAGTACAAAG ATCTGAATGCACTACAGGAAGAGCTGAGAGATTGTGGATTCATCATTCTCGGCTTTCCCTCCAACCAATTCGGGAAACAGGAGCCAGGAGCACCTGCTGAAATTCTGCCAGGATTAAA GTATGTTAGACCAGGCAAAGGATTCGTGCCAAACTTCCAGCTGTTTTCGAAGGACGACGTGAATGGAGAGAATGAACAAGGAGTTTACACCTTCCTTAAG AACTCCTGCTCTCCAGTCGGAGGGGACCTTGGCGACCATGTGGGCAGGTTGTTTTGGGAGCCCATGAGGATCAGCGACATCAAATGGAATTTTGAAAAGTTCCTTGTGGGACCGGATGGGAAGCCAATAATGAGGTGGCACCCATCGATCGAAGTGCCTGAAGTCAGGGCTGACATTTACAAGCACCTGCATGAGAATAAAATTTTGGATTAG
- the dctn4 gene encoding dynactin subunit 4 isoform X1 yields the protein MASLLQPDRVVYLVRGEKKLRAPLSQLYFCRYCSELRSLECVSHEVDSHYCPSCLENMPSAEAKLKKNRCANCFDCPCCMHTLSTRATNVPAPLPDDPTKTAMKKAYYLACGFCRWTSRDVGMADKSVASGGWQEPENPHTQRINKLIEYYQQLAHREKQERDRKKLARRRQCMPLAFSQHTIHVVEKYGLGTRLQRQRPGVPISSLSGLSLKEGEDQKEISIEPAQALDEVEPLPEDCYSRPISLTEVTTLRQRLLQPDFQPAWASQLHPRHKHLLMKRSLRCRKCEHNLSKPEFNPTSIKFKIQLVAVSYIPEVRIMSIPNLRYMKESQVLLTLTNPVESITHVTLAACEDEDPDTINSTARIIVPTRELVLAGKDAAAEYDELAEPQDFQDDPDIVAFRKSNKLGFFIKVIPQREHDTDVVVSFKMRHDFRNLAAPTRPSEDGAETPAEPIWLTHHVDLSLGPLAP from the exons ATGGCGTCCCTTCTGCAGCCCGATAGGGTCGTCTATCTGGTTCGTGGAGAGAAAAAGCTCCGCGCACCTTTATCTCAACTGTATTTCTGTCGGTATTGCAGCGAGCTGCGGTCCTTAGAATGTGTGTCTCACGAG GTGGATTCCCATTACTGTCCGAGCTGTCTGGAGAACATGCCATCTGCAGAAGCAAAGCTCAAAAagaacag GTGTGCGAATTGTTTCGATTGTCCGTGTTGCATGCACACGCTGTCTACTCGTGCCACCAATGTCCCAGCTCCTCTGCCTGATGACCCAACCAAGACAGCCATGAAGAAGGCTTATTACCTGGCCTGTGGCTTCTGTCGCTGGACCTCCAGGGATGTGGGAATGGCTGACAAATCTGTTG CCAGTGGTGGATGGCAAGAGCCAGAGAATCCCCATACTCAACGG ATTAACAAGTTAATTGAGTATTACCAGCAATTGGCgcacagagagaagcaggaacGAGACCGGAAGAAACTGGCAAGGAGACGACAGTGCATGCCTCTGGCATTTTCG CAACACACTATTCATGTGGTG GAGAAATATGGCCTCGGAACGCGTTTGCAGAGACAGAGGCCTGGAGTTCCCATATCAAGCCTGAGTGGCCTTTC CCTCAAAGAGGGAGAAGATCAGAAGGAGATCAGCATCGAACCTGCCCAGGCCCTGGACGAGGTGGAGCCCCTCCCTGAAGATTGTTATTCCAGGCCCATCAGCTTAACTGAAG TGACTACGCTCCGCCAGCGGCTTCTCCAGCCCGATTTCCAACCCGCCTGGGCATCGCAGCTCCACCCCAGACACAAACACCTCCTGATGAAGCGCTCACTCCGCTGCCGG AAGTGTGAGCACAACTTGAGCAAGCCAGAGTTTAATCCCACTTCAATCAAGTTTAAAATTCAGCTGGTGGCTGT GAGTTACATCCCTGAAGTGAGAATCATGTCCATTCCAAATCTCCGATACATGAAG GAGAGCCAAGTGCTGCTGACCTTGACCAACCCGGTGGAGTCCATCACCCACGTTACTTTGGCCGCCTGCGAGGACGAAGATCCTGACACTATTAACAGCACAGCCAGG ataaTTGTCCCCACCAGGGAACTGGTCTTGGCAGGAAAGGATGCTGCTGCAGAGTACGATGAACTGGCTGAGCCTCAGGACTTCCAGGATGACCCAGA catcgTTGCCTTTAGAAAATCCAACAAACTTGGCTTCTTCATCAAAGTGATCCCTCAACGAGAACACGACACAGACGTCGTGGTCTCTTTTAAGATGCGACACGACTTCCGGAACCTTGCGGCTCCCACCAGGCCGAGCGAGGACGGAGCCGAAACCCCTGCCGAGCCCATCTGGCTCACGCACCATGTCGATCTGAGTCTGGGACCACTGGCTCCATGA
- the dctn4 gene encoding dynactin subunit 4 isoform X2, whose protein sequence is MASLLQPDRVVYLVRGEKKLRAPLSQLYFCRYCSELRSLECVSHEVDSHYCPSCLENMPSAEAKLKKNRCANCFDCPCCMHTLSTRATNVPAPLPDDPTKTAMKKAYYLACGFCRWTSRDVGMADKSVASGGWQEPENPHTQRINKLIEYYQQLAHREKQERDRKKLARRRQCMPLAFSEKYGLGTRLQRQRPGVPISSLSGLSLKEGEDQKEISIEPAQALDEVEPLPEDCYSRPISLTEVTTLRQRLLQPDFQPAWASQLHPRHKHLLMKRSLRCRKCEHNLSKPEFNPTSIKFKIQLVAVSYIPEVRIMSIPNLRYMKESQVLLTLTNPVESITHVTLAACEDEDPDTINSTARIIVPTRELVLAGKDAAAEYDELAEPQDFQDDPDIVAFRKSNKLGFFIKVIPQREHDTDVVVSFKMRHDFRNLAAPTRPSEDGAETPAEPIWLTHHVDLSLGPLAP, encoded by the exons ATGGCGTCCCTTCTGCAGCCCGATAGGGTCGTCTATCTGGTTCGTGGAGAGAAAAAGCTCCGCGCACCTTTATCTCAACTGTATTTCTGTCGGTATTGCAGCGAGCTGCGGTCCTTAGAATGTGTGTCTCACGAG GTGGATTCCCATTACTGTCCGAGCTGTCTGGAGAACATGCCATCTGCAGAAGCAAAGCTCAAAAagaacag GTGTGCGAATTGTTTCGATTGTCCGTGTTGCATGCACACGCTGTCTACTCGTGCCACCAATGTCCCAGCTCCTCTGCCTGATGACCCAACCAAGACAGCCATGAAGAAGGCTTATTACCTGGCCTGTGGCTTCTGTCGCTGGACCTCCAGGGATGTGGGAATGGCTGACAAATCTGTTG CCAGTGGTGGATGGCAAGAGCCAGAGAATCCCCATACTCAACGG ATTAACAAGTTAATTGAGTATTACCAGCAATTGGCgcacagagagaagcaggaacGAGACCGGAAGAAACTGGCAAGGAGACGACAGTGCATGCCTCTGGCATTTTCG GAGAAATATGGCCTCGGAACGCGTTTGCAGAGACAGAGGCCTGGAGTTCCCATATCAAGCCTGAGTGGCCTTTC CCTCAAAGAGGGAGAAGATCAGAAGGAGATCAGCATCGAACCTGCCCAGGCCCTGGACGAGGTGGAGCCCCTCCCTGAAGATTGTTATTCCAGGCCCATCAGCTTAACTGAAG TGACTACGCTCCGCCAGCGGCTTCTCCAGCCCGATTTCCAACCCGCCTGGGCATCGCAGCTCCACCCCAGACACAAACACCTCCTGATGAAGCGCTCACTCCGCTGCCGG AAGTGTGAGCACAACTTGAGCAAGCCAGAGTTTAATCCCACTTCAATCAAGTTTAAAATTCAGCTGGTGGCTGT GAGTTACATCCCTGAAGTGAGAATCATGTCCATTCCAAATCTCCGATACATGAAG GAGAGCCAAGTGCTGCTGACCTTGACCAACCCGGTGGAGTCCATCACCCACGTTACTTTGGCCGCCTGCGAGGACGAAGATCCTGACACTATTAACAGCACAGCCAGG ataaTTGTCCCCACCAGGGAACTGGTCTTGGCAGGAAAGGATGCTGCTGCAGAGTACGATGAACTGGCTGAGCCTCAGGACTTCCAGGATGACCCAGA catcgTTGCCTTTAGAAAATCCAACAAACTTGGCTTCTTCATCAAAGTGATCCCTCAACGAGAACACGACACAGACGTCGTGGTCTCTTTTAAGATGCGACACGACTTCCGGAACCTTGCGGCTCCCACCAGGCCGAGCGAGGACGGAGCCGAAACCCCTGCCGAGCCCATCTGGCTCACGCACCATGTCGATCTGAGTCTGGGACCACTGGCTCCATGA